In Acidobacteriota bacterium, the DNA window CGCGAAAGCCAACAGAGTCTTCCACGTTGGGGGATGGGTTATGGCTTTCACGGCAAATTTTACCAGCTCTCTACCCGTTCCCTCGCCGGATCGCTCACACCTCGCGGATCACGGCGCACCCGGAAATTATACGCCCATGGAGGCGCAACCAGCTTGCACGGTCCCGCGCGACGCAAGAAGGTCGCGGCTTGCGCCGCCGGCTGACTTCATATCCAAATCGAAGGCATGAATCTGCGGGTTGATTACCGCTGACCAGCAGCATCCGACCGTTTCAAATCTCCACAATCAGGCACATCTTGAATCGAACTGCTCGGGCCTTGAGAATTTCCTCTCAGGTCTGGTAGGATGACTGCTCCTCGATTGGAAAGGCCCATCCTTTTATTTAGGACTCTGCAGGGATACGATGCCGCGATGAATCCTTGGGAACGCATTCAGGGTGAGCTGCGCAAGGTGCTCAGCCCGCAAAATTATTCGACCTGGATCGAGCCGGCGCGCTTCAGCCACGCCGAGGGCGGCGTGTGTTTTGTCACCGTCCCCAATCGCACCTTCCGCGATTTCATCGCGCAGAACTACGGGCCGGTGTTGGAGCAAAGCTTGGGCGCCGCGGCTCCAGAGATGGACCGCATCGAGTTTGTGGACGCATCCGCGCCCAGTCGCAAGGCAGCCGCCTCGCGCGGCACGGCCGCGAAGTACGATGGCAAGTCCGATCAGCCGTCGTTTGATTTTGATTCGCCACTGGCGCTGCTGAATCCGCGCTACACCTTCGATCAATTCATCGTGGGGCCGTCCAACCAGTTCGCCCATGCCGCGGCGGTGGCCGTGGCCAACAGCCCCTCGAAGGCCTACAACCCGCTGTTCCTGTGGGGCGGCGTGGGCATGGGCAAGACGCATCTGCTGCAGGCCATCGCGCACGGCATCGCCTCGCAGCGGCGGCTGCGCCTTTGTTACGTGAACTGCAATCAGTTCGTTCACGAGATGATCAATTCCATCAAGTACGACAAAATGATCTCGTTCCACGATAAGTATCGCAACGTCGATGCGCTGCTGGTGGACGACATTCAATTCGTCAGCAACAAAGAGCGCACCCAGGAAGAGTTCTTCCATACTTTTAACGCGCTCTATGAATCGCAGAAGCAGATCGTCTTCACCAGCGACCGGCATCCGCGCGATATTCCTCACCTGGAGGAGCGCTTGCGCTCGCGCATGGAATGGGGCTTGGCGGTGGACATCCAGCCGCCGGACCTAGAGACGAAAGTGGCGATCCTGCTGCGCAAGGCCGAGGCCCAGGGCATTACTCTGGACGAAGATGTGGCAATGATGATGGCCAGCAAAATTCACGGCAATGTGCGCGAGCTGGAGGGGGCGCTGACGCGCCTGCTGGCCTGGTCTTCGCTCACCGGCGGGGAAATAAATCTGGGCACGGCTCAACAGTTGCTCAAGGGAACGCTCCAGTCGCAGGAGCGCAGAACAACCATCGAGGCCATCCAGCAGGTGGTGGCGGATGAATTTCGTTTGAAGCCGACCGACCTGAAAGCGAAAGATAATTCGCGAAAGATAGTGTATCCCCGGCAGGTGGCCATGTATTTATGCCGCGAATTGGTGGGCTCGTCGTTGCCGGAGATTGGCCGCGCCTTCGGCGGAAAGCATCACACCACGGTGTTGCACTCGGTCGACAAGATTCAGGAAGCGCGCAAGAGTGAGAAAGAATTAAATCGCCTTATCATCAAGCTAACTGATTCTCTGCGTTGACGAATGGCGTGATTTCCAGCGGGAAGCTTGAAATTCGCGGTGGATAAGCTGTGGGGTGCGGAGGGTTATTTTCTGGTGTGCGGCGCAAGTGGCCGGTTTATGCACAATGCTCCTCCGAATGGCCCTTGACTGTGGATTGTTTTTCACATCGGTTCCTGCTCTGTAAATAGGAGTTGGTTTATTTTTTCACGTTTTTGAGACGCTCACTATCATAAAATAGAGAGTTAACTTTCACAGGCTAATTTTGAAAGAGGTGACGCAATGGAGTTTTCCGTGCAGCGGACGGACTTCCTCAGGGAACTTGCTCTCTCGCAAGGTGTAGTGGAACGCAAGACCACCATTCCAATTCTTTCCAATGTTCTGCTGGAAGTGCTCACCGACAGCGTGCGCATTACGGCGACTGATCTGGAACTGGGCATTCGCAGCTCCTGTCCGGCAAAAGTGAAGAAGGGCGGATCGATCACGGTCCCCGCCAAAAAGCTGCTCGACTATGTTCGGCAACTCTCCGACGATGAGATTAAATTTAAATTGAGCGAGACGGCCGGCGGCGGATCGCTTCAGGTAACGTGTGGCCGCTCACATGTGCGCATGGCAGGCATGGCCAAGGATAGCTTTCCAGTGCTGCCTGACATGGCCAGCAAAATGGCGGCGCTGCCGCCGGCCATTCTCGCGCAGATGATTGCCAAGACCATCTTCGCCATATCGAGCGAAGAATCACGCTACACGCTGAATGCGGCACTGCTCATCCTGAAGCCGGAAACCATGACCATGGTGGCCACCGACGGCCATCGCCTGGCGCATATCGAAAGCGATGACTCCGTGGCTCAGGACGGTTATGGCGGGGTGAGCGGCGAGCTGCGCGTGCTGATCCCCAAGAAGGCCATGACCGAACTCAGCAAATTGTTGGGCGAGGTGGCGGACGGAACCACGGTGGATTTTTGCAAGGACGACAATCACCTATTCTTTCGCATGGGCCAACGATTGCTGATCAGCCGGATGCTCAGTGGACAATTCCCCAACTACGAAGCCGTGCTGCCCAAAGGCAACGACCGCACGGTTGCTCTGGAACAAGATGAAATCGCGGCGGCGGTGCGGCGCGTGGCGCTGTTTTCCGACGAGCGATCACATTCCATCCGCTTTCAATTGAATACCGATGAGGTGAAGATCACGGCAACCGGCTCGGAGGCCGGAGAGTCAGAGGAGGCCTTGCCGGCGGTTTATCAGGGACCGTCGTTCACCATCGGATTCAACTGGCAATACCTGCTCGATTTTTTCGCCGCTGTCGGCGCGGGCAAGGTTTCCTTTGAATTCAAAGACGAGCAAAGCGCCGGCCAGATACGGCCCGCGGCTGAGGGCAAACTGAAGTACCGCTACGTGGTCATGCCCATGCGCGTGTGAGCAGGCGCGGCTCTGTAAAACCCCGCGTATTTGCGAAACGTGCGAAAATGAAGAGATGGCAGTATCGGGAGAACGCAATCTGAATGAGTGATAAAGATCTGGAACCAGGCAAGCACGGCACCGGGCACGAAGAAGCGTACGACGCGGATAGCATCAAAGTACTGGGCGGCATGGAGGCGGTGCGCAAACGTCCGGCCATGTACATCGGCTCGACCGGCCCCGGCGGCCTGCATCACCTGGTCTATGAAGTCGTGGACAACTCTGTCGATGAATCGCTCGCCGGATTCTGCACCGAGATCAACGTAACCATACACTCTGACAACTCCGTAACCGTGGTGGACAACGGGCGCGGCATTCCCACCGAGTTTCACAAGGGCGAAGGCAAGTCGGCCACCGAAGTGGTCATGACCGTGCTCCATGCCGGCGGCAAGTTTGACACCAACAGCTACAAAGTCTCCGGCGGCCTGCACGGCGTCGGAGTCTCGGTGGTGAACGCGTTGTCGGAGGCGTTGGAGCTGGAAATCTGGCGCGATGGTTACACTTGGGAGCAGTCGTATTCGCGCGGCGCAGCCACCACGGAACTCAAGAAAGCGGGCAAGACCGCCAAGCGCGGAACCAAAATCACCTTCCGTCCCGACGCGCAGATTTTTGATACTCTCGATTTCAATTTCGACACGCTGTCGCAACGACTGCGCGAGCTGAGCTTCCTGAACAAGGGCCTCACCATCAACTT includes these proteins:
- the dnaA gene encoding chromosomal replication initiator protein DnaA; the protein is MNPWERIQGELRKVLSPQNYSTWIEPARFSHAEGGVCFVTVPNRTFRDFIAQNYGPVLEQSLGAAAPEMDRIEFVDASAPSRKAAASRGTAAKYDGKSDQPSFDFDSPLALLNPRYTFDQFIVGPSNQFAHAAAVAVANSPSKAYNPLFLWGGVGMGKTHLLQAIAHGIASQRRLRLCYVNCNQFVHEMINSIKYDKMISFHDKYRNVDALLVDDIQFVSNKERTQEEFFHTFNALYESQKQIVFTSDRHPRDIPHLEERLRSRMEWGLAVDIQPPDLETKVAILLRKAEAQGITLDEDVAMMMASKIHGNVRELEGALTRLLAWSSLTGGEINLGTAQQLLKGTLQSQERRTTIEAIQQVVADEFRLKPTDLKAKDNSRKIVYPRQVAMYLCRELVGSSLPEIGRAFGGKHHTTVLHSVDKIQEARKSEKELNRLIIKLTDSLR
- a CDS encoding DNA polymerase III subunit beta, which encodes MEFSVQRTDFLRELALSQGVVERKTTIPILSNVLLEVLTDSVRITATDLELGIRSSCPAKVKKGGSITVPAKKLLDYVRQLSDDEIKFKLSETAGGGSLQVTCGRSHVRMAGMAKDSFPVLPDMASKMAALPPAILAQMIAKTIFAISSEESRYTLNAALLILKPETMTMVATDGHRLAHIESDDSVAQDGYGGVSGELRVLIPKKAMTELSKLLGEVADGTTVDFCKDDNHLFFRMGQRLLISRMLSGQFPNYEAVLPKGNDRTVALEQDEIAAAVRRVALFSDERSHSIRFQLNTDEVKITATGSEAGESEEALPAVYQGPSFTIGFNWQYLLDFFAAVGAGKVSFEFKDEQSAGQIRPAAEGKLKYRYVVMPMRV